The following coding sequences lie in one Oryctolagus cuniculus chromosome 7, mOryCun1.1, whole genome shotgun sequence genomic window:
- the GJA8 gene encoding gap junction alpha-8 protein, protein MGDWSFLGNILEEVNEHSTVIGRVWLTVLFIFRILILGTAAEFVWGDEQSDFVCNTQQPGCENVCYDEAFPISHIRLWVLQIIFVSTPSLMYVGHAVHHVRMEEKRKDREAEELCQQSRGDGSERVPISPDQGSIRKSSSSSKGTKKFRLEGTLLRTYICHIIFKTLFEVGFIVGHYFLYGFRILPLYRCSRWPCPNVVDCFVSRPTEKTIFILFMLSVAFVSLFLNIMELSHLGLKGIRSAFKRPVEQPLGEIPEKSLHSIAVSSIQKAKGYQLLEEEKIVSHYFPLTEVGMVETSPLSAKPFSQFEEKISTGPLADMPRSYQETLPSYAQVGAPEVEGEEPPVEEAAEPEVGEKRPEAEKVTAEGPEMVAVLEAEKIEPPAVGKEGEKEELQAEVAKQGLAAEKTPPLCPELTSEDTRPLSRLSKASSRARSDDLTI, encoded by the coding sequence ATGGGTGACTGGAGTTTCCTGGGGAACATCTTGGAGGAGGTGAATGAGCACTCCACAGTCATCGGCAGGGTCTGGCTCACCGTGCTTTTCATCTTCCGCATCCTGATTCTCGGCACAGCCGCAGAGTTCGTGTGGGGGGATGAGCAGTCCGACTTCGTGTGCAATACCCAGCAGCCCGGTTGCGAGAATGTCTGCTACGATGAGGctttccccatctcccacatccGCCTGTGGGTCCTGCAGATCATCTTCGTCTCCACACCGTCCCTCATGTACGTGGGCCACGCCGTGCACCACGTGCGCATGGAGGAGAAGCGCAAGGACCGCGAGGCGGAGGAGCTGTGCCAGCAGTCCCGGGGCGACGGGAGCGAGAGGGTGCCCATCAGCCCCGACCAGGGCAGCatcaggaagagcagcagcagcagcaaaggcaCCAAGAAGTTCCGGCTGGAGGGGACTCTGCTGAGGACCTACATCTGCCACATCATCTTCAAGACCCTCTTTGAGGTGGGCTTCATTGTGGGCCACTACTTCCTGTATGGTTTCCGGATCCTGCCCCTCTACCGCTGCAGCCGCTGGCCCTGCCCCAATGTGGTGGACTGCTTCGTGTCCCGACCCACTGAGAAAACCATCTTCATCTTGTTCATGTTGTCTGTGGCCTTTGTGTCGCTCTTCCTCAACATTATGGAGCTGAGCCACCTGGGCCTGAAGGGGATCCGGTCTGCCTTCAAGAGGCCTGTCGAGCAGCCCCTCGGGGAGATCCCTGAGAAATCCCTCCACTCCATTGCCGTCTCCTCCATCCAGAAAGCGAAGGGCTACCAGCTCCTTGAAGAAGAGAAGATCGTGTCCCACTACTTCCCATTGACTGAGGTTGGGATGGTGGAGACCAGCCCCCTGTCTGCCAAGCCTTTCAGTCAGTTCGAGGAAAAGATCAGCACTGGACCCCTAGCGGACATGCCCCGGAGTTACCAAGAGACACTGCCTTCCTATGCCCAGGTGGGCGCACCGGAAGTGGAAGGGGAGGAGCCTCCAGTAGAGGAGGCCGCAGAACCGGAAGTGGGAGAGAAGAGGCCGGAAGCTGAGAAGGTGACCGCAGAAGGGCCAGAGATGGTGGCTGTGCTGGAGGCGGAGAAAATAGAGCCCCCTGctgtggggaaggaaggagaaaaggaggagcTGCAGGCTGAGGTTGCCAAGCAAGGGCTGGCGGCTGAGAAGACGCCTCCGCTGTGTCCGGAGCTGACCTCCGAAGATACCAGACCTCTGAGCAGGCTGAGCAaagccagcagcagagccaggtcaGATGATCTAACCATATGA